ttttattgtggccagcctgagtcacacctgtgcaataatcctgctgtctaatcagcatcttgatatgccacacctgtgaggtggatggattatctcagcaaaggacaaaggagaagtgctcactaacacagatttagacaactttatgaacaatatttgagagaaataggccttttgtgtacatagaaaaagttttagatctttgagttcagctcatgaaaaatgggagcaaaaacaaaagtggtgcgtttatatttttgttgagtgtaaatacatatatatatatatatatatatatatatatatatatacacacacacacacacacacacatatatatatatatatatatatatatatatatatatatatatatatatgtataacttTTTCTTAAcaagattttgctgaaattccagcatttttgtctagttttaaggaaCATCATGGTTTCTTAGTCGATAgaatttttgtttgttagttttaaaaattctaGCTAAGAATTTCATTTTCACCCCATTTTGCTCAATATATGCTAGTTTGACCAGATGTAGGAATATTAGGCTAATTTCtagcagggcattttttgcacacacacatgcacacacacacacacattacacagaaaggaaagcatacctccacaggttctttattcttctcttctattgccttatagagtatatctgcgctaaccttgaccctttcagctcctgctgttgttctggatccaacagcctctgtcactgggacttgtctcgtcttttctcttccagtttcagccgttctcctgcatgttttgcagttgaaaagtgtctgtggagcggccactttcgttcgtgttccaccacaatattgcaggcagtgcagaacagtatacttccacttttgtgtaacacatctggaaactgacttgcacgaactttggcagtgatatttgtcggtaaatgtgttttgaatcgcacatgtcttcatctcctcaaccgtcaacaaggaagtgaacgtgatgacgtacatgtcatgtagacaggggtgggcgaaagggggctaaggtgattagtcaaatttgcggaaaattcgcggtgattggacgaaattgcaaCGCCGTGcagaatttgcggtgattggttgaatttgcgttaatagttgtgatcgcaacatcgcaaattcctggagggactgaggATTACatacacatgattttttttttccactttttatcacaGTGCTGTACATTGTATtacgctataaacatctaaaaatttgtttcataatagcaaaaagtttagaaattaaaggagagcacaaagtgaggataaagcgggttcagaagatgaatgaatgaatgaactgttcATTATGTACTTTTGACCTCACTGCTCTGCATAATGCATTTATTTGTCTGGACTTTTAATGAGAAACATAACTAAGTTTGATGAAAAAAATTGTAACTAACTTCTTTGATGCGCTCTGAGCTCCACTGAGACTAAACATCAGACTGTTTAAAACCATGTTGTGTATAATGTGATAGATCATACATGTGAAATATGTGGAATTATTGAAGCCTTTGTGTAAACTAAACTGAACCTGATTCCTGTGTAGAATATTCAACTCAGCTTCCCTTTTTATTTAGGGAAACTGAGTCAAATTTCCTTATTGTTAAAATTCCTCCTGGTTAATTTCATCCATGTTACAGTCATTTTAGGGGATCATAGCAGCTGATTAACCTACGATCAGCTTTTTACTGTTCCAGATTTTAAAATCTGGTATCAGTCACCTCTGGTGTAAATCCTAaaaaacacacaagcacacaaaccACTGTTGAGGAATATATTGTCAAACAGAATTACAACATTTTACACACAATCCAAATTGAGAATAAAGGTTCATGCTGTTTAAAACCTAACCTTTATAgggtctgtgtttgttttgtgtaagATGATATTAACTCTGGTCTACACTCAAATATAGTAGGTGACAGCAATTCACATTAGTGCTGATGACTCACACAATGATATGGAAAAAAGAACACGAGACGGTCTGTTCAGAGTCACTGAAGGAACACAGTGGAAGACGAATCACTTTCTGGATGAGtcattacatgattaaaaaaaaccaaacatttcacATTTTCAGGTGACTGTACATGAccaatcaaaagtttggactctcctggtttttctttattttcatgactatttacaatGTAGAgattcactgaaggcatcaaaactatgaatgaacacattatacataattatgtagttaaaaaaaaagtgtggcatAAGTCtaagtatgttttatattttagattgttCAGaacagccacattttgcttttattactgctttgcacattcttggtattctctcaatgagcttcatgaggtagtcacctgaaatattttccaaaagtcttgaacgAGTccccagtgatgctgaacacttgttggccatctgtggtccatctcatgtcatttaaatgagaaagtgagtccaaacttttgactggtagtgtacatagaGGAAAACATATTTATCAATACTGTAACTTAAGTAGTGTTAATTAcattgattcataatgatttaaTTGATGAACTGATGCCACTGTGTCACGACTCCATCCATTACTTGTTTCTGCATAACCCACTGaacagaaaaaacattttaaacacatttatagcTTTGTTGAAACTGAATATGGAcaatgtctgtttgtttgcatgaCATTTCTGAAAGACAAAGGGCACATGAAAGAAAGATGATTAGGAAGTTACAGATGCATGTACATCATGTAAACCAAACGTCAACCTCTGGGGTTAAAAAGTGAAGCCAATGGTGAAGTTTTAAAATCTGCAATACACTGAATGTCCACTGGGGGCAGGCTTCAAAAATACACCACTCCTCATAGACATTTATGTTATATGACAAAGACATAATGAATTAGATTCATATAGCgctttttttggtcactcaaagtgctttacactattgacccattattcattcgctcacacattcacactctggtggtggtcaactacatatgtagccacagctgccctggggcagactgacagaagcccaaggacacaacagactgactaggacagagcgggattcgaacctccAACCCTTTGGTTTTTTGGACAActcactctaccatctgagccacagccacccaacATATTTCAGTTGTTTAGATTATGTCTGCCTAAATATGACATCATGGTGACACAAAACTCATTTTCCAGACCCAGCCTGCAACAGCTGAGCCTGTATGGTCCTTCACTATAACTTCCCTCAAAGACACCAGTTAGGATTCAGAATGGGTGAAATTCATTTATTACACTAAAATACGCTTATTGGTGCATTTAGTGTCAGACTTTACCAGCAGTAGATTGtgattttgtttgtctttgtataGTTTCACTTTAATTTAGTCATCCAGTCATTTTGACAGTGTTTATAGATTTCATgatatgccccgtttccactgcgtggtatcggctcgactcgactcggctcagctcagcctttttgcgtttccagtacaaaaaaggacctggaatctggtacccagtactagttttttggtatcacctccgctgaggttccaggactggggaccagatactaaaacatgacgtgtaaacactgcagaccactgattggtcagacagtattctctgtgacctgctgttttacaaaaaacagatgcggaaatggacagtaaatatagcggtacattaatccacatgataacagcccaaaactacaccatggtcggtcgaggagattcagtctttggtggccgaagtaaaaattcagacgagacaacatgcaacaagcgagtttatcagcaactctctgaagagacgacatggaagtaacgcgctgcatggctatgacgtccaggtactgtaaagtcagtagtatcttgtaatgaaaatggtctccaggaatactgagtcgagtcgagccaagccgagtcgaggtggttccacatagtggaaacgcagcaatagtTGTATGTGCCAATATTTATTGAATAACATAGTGCCTTCATAACATTAAACAGGATGTTCTTAGTTAATGTGGTTCATTAAGGTTTCATGACTTGCTCTTCTCCAACTCCACCCTCTTAATCCAAATATAGGAACTTTTTTCCTAATAACCAGTACAGTCATATCAAGCATCTTGAGGTTTCTAAACTGTAGAACCAATGGATGATGCCACTTTAACCTGACTTATGTGTACAACATATCTGTCATATTTACCTGTTGCCCTCGGCCTCATCAATGGAATCAGGAAGCTCTCTCCTCCTGGTCTCAGGAAGCATAAAACCAAGACCACCACTGATAAAGGTGAGGCTGCTGGAGACCACTATGGGTATGATCCAGTGGCACGTGGCTGTGATGTTGAGCAGTGGAGCCACTATTCCCCCTAATCTGGCTGATATGGAGCTCAACCCTGTGGCTGTTTGTCTGAGTAGAGAAGAGAACAGGGATTAAATGAGTCACATTTGTCTCATAATTTAAAGAGGCATTAAAGTGGAACTGTgtaacattattattttaattcttggtagttcttcttggttcaactggactggtttagctctttctTTCCCTTAATTAAACAGATTCAAAGTAATTGTGATAGTTAAATTGCATGTTAGGGGGGGAATGGAAATCCTCCCCCCTCCCACTAGGGTCTCCAGGGCCAAATATGCCACTTATAACTTCTCTGTCGTGGTCCTGGTGGCCTAGATCTCATCTTTCGTGAGAAACATCACGGTTTACGGCACtatgacacaaacacactctcaGCCAGGCATTGCTGTTCCATCTTTAGCTGCTGTTGTGTGCTTTTTCCTAATCTGCACATGGTTGGAGGGGGAGGGTTAAGCATGGGTTTTACGACATTGAATATGTACTTCAAAAGTGTGGGGAGAGCTCCACAGAGACAGATGCTACAAAAACAGCGATGAAGAACCAAAATGGTAAAATCTTACAGAGTTCCACTTTAAAGAGTCAACATCATAAAGACAGGAAAGTCAGAAGAGTAAGAAAACACAAAGGCCTGAAACATGGTGTAGTTTGACAACCTACCGAACAGTTGTCGGAAACAGCTCCTGCACCAACACATTACATACAGAACCAGCCCAGATAAGGAAAAAGCGAGAAACAGCAGCTAGAGATGTAACAGCGATGCCAcaccctggaaaaaaaaataatatcagaAACATCACCAGAATAAACTAAAAGGTTTTGCAGTTCATGAATACACAGTCAGATTTGTAAGTATTTCATAATTATAACTTATGTAGTGTATTTAGTTATCAGAGTTTATTATATTTTAAAGTGTCATTATTAAACTGTGGATGAATTTAGTGAATCAGAAAAGTcacatatttaaatcaaaatatTATTAGCACTGTTTCAATCgaaattatatttatatgtatgcaCACGATGGTTTTTTTGGTTAAGTTTGGGTAAGAATTTGTTTTGGAAAGACATCAAAGCTTTATTTAATACAGACTTTCAAAGGACAGTAATTCTTAAATGAAattgaaaacatacattttggCTTTTCCAAAAcaaattcattcagtcatttaccTTGAGGAACAGCCAAGATCAGTATACTAGAGAGCCCTGCAGTGGCGAGTGTTAGCATGAATAGTGGTTTTCTTCCAAACACCTCCAACAGCCAAATGCAAAGTATATGAGCAGGGATTTCGATAGCACCGAATATGAACTGTGTCAGGAAAACGTTCAAGCCCAAGTTTGCGATATTCAAGTGCAAGCCCAATGAGGAGGCAATCAATGAAAACCTGTTGGAAACAGAAGTAAAACAAAGTCAGACCATGTCCAGCATTAATtatcaaacattcaaaacattttaaaaataaattattaccgTGCCAGTAATATAGTGACAAAATATCTTGATAGTAGACGTGATCTAAAAACATCTTTAATGCCTCCATCGTTCACAGCTTTTTTCATTGAAATCTGGAACAGAAAGATTATATCAACAACTGGTATCTgtgactttttttcctccatcAAAGATACATCACACTCATGAACCAGAAAGTATGTCTGATGAACACAGCTACTTCAATGCTGATTGACTCTGGCAAATGCTTGGAGAGTAATGAACTTTTTGGAGATGTAGGGACAGAGTCATAAGCTGCTATGACCACTCAGGAGGTCCAGGTAGGACAGAGGGAGGACCCTGACATTCAACCAACCTGGTACCTCCAAAGTCAGAACCAAAATCCAAATAGTGAGGTAGTTGGAGTTATAGAGCCAGGGAGTCTTCTCTTAAAAGTGTGGTGGAGGTGAGTGATTAGGAATAGAATCTTCTATCATCATGTCAAGATTGCCAAAGACGACTGTTGGAGCAGTTGATACTGATAGAGAGGCTGTGTGCTCCTCAAGATGATTCCATGCACTTGGGATTTGAGAGGACATTGCAGATGATCAGGGAGAAACTGGCTTTACTGGCCTGGTTTGAACATTGTGAGAGGTGTTTCCTCCGAAATCCACCAGGATATTCAAACAGACTGACCAGGATGGCTGAGTGGTTAAGGTGTTGGACTTAAGATCCAATGGATGGAAGTCCACGTGGGTTCAAACCCCACTCCTGGTATAGAAAGAACAGGTCAACTCATGCAACATGCAGACCAAGGACTCAAATTTCAAACTGAAGGGGCTGTGTAAATGCACAGGCAACACCaagacccaaaaaaacacctaatacTCTCGAACAGGACCACTGGAAGGTTTAACCACCTACTCATGAACATGAACTTCTTCTGAAACCCCAGTGATGTAAACATGTGGACTCCATGACAAATCATAAAACTATAGAGGGTTGCACTAAAAGTGCGTAcatttctgtgtcacatgttttACATCAGCAAGATTTTGATGCTGAATCATGTTATTTTAGGAAATAAAGATGAATGAAAGTAATCCAGTCCAAGTGTCAGTACATTTTCCAGTAGAGAGTCTGggattgtgtgtttgttgatggcTGCTGCCTTCATTATCAGCTGTTTTGCCTCTTCTGTTCTCCCTCTGCTCAACAACCACCTGGCCGACTCTGGAATAAACCTgatggaaagaagaaaaataacactgaatgTCACTTCATAAACTCTAGGTTACAAATAAGATTATTGACAGCTGTAACAAAGGGCAATACACACCATATGTAAAGTAAAACTACTCCGAGTGGAGCTGCTATGATGATCTGAACCAGTCTCCAGTCTCTGATGAAGTATTCCAAACCAGCAAGGGCACATTGTCCAACAGAAGTAAAGAGAAGAGTCAAACATACTCCCCATGACCGTTTGGATGCACCGATCCACTCTGTGACTACAAAAGGGAAAGGGAATTATAACCATTTTAATCATAGTCCCTCCACTGTCAGAGGTTCAACACATTAATGGACAcgttaaggcaaggcaaggaagatttatttgtatagcacaattcatacacagggctttacaaaaatggaaaagagacagattaaaaacacacaattacaattaaaacataatcaataaaacagaaataataatcatttaaaactaagtaaaagagaagagtgcacatagaaccctttcagttgttctatgcacagttgaacagagctgttttcagcctggacttaaacattgtcagactAGAGACCTGTCTTGTGTCATAAGGAAGACtcttccagagtttagctgcatagaactgaaacgcagcttcactttgtttagtcctgactctgggcaccagcaaaagaccagtccctgaggttctcagggtccgagatggttcatatgggaccaacatgtcacagatgtactttggtgctataCCATGGAGAGACTtttaaacgagcagagctgttttaaagtctattctctgagccacaggaagccagacagagatctgagcacaggactaatatggtcgtacttcctggttctagtcagaactcgagcagcagcgttctggatctACTGCCGCTGTCTGACAGCTCGTTTAGCTGTATTAATCCATTTGCTGCTTGATTGTGGGTCTTCCTGCCTTCAGTTAAGTCTCAGTAACACATTAAATCAGCCTTTCCTAGCCCAGCCCCATTAGCAATGACACAccagaattcaatgtgtcccaatactttcatCTCTATGGTGTTTTCTTCTATTATTCCGTTGTATGTAAGGTGGTTGAAATGGTCACTGAAACTCATAACAGTTGATTTTCCCCATTGCCAGATAAGAAAAAATGaatcacaaaaaaaaccaaatcatGTTATAGCAAAATTTGATTCAGACATCGTTCTGAGTCTGGTATTTAACGTAGTATCTtgccattaaaaaaatacattaacaaCTGTATTTAAAGTCTTAATTGTGAAGATCGTTGTGACCCTTTGCTTCCAAAAGAATTTGGTGTATCCACTTGTTCtgcatatataatataataatatctaATTGATTAATACAATAACACTAATTGGAAAtaaatgatattattattattgatgttaagTCACATTTGTCATATGGTCTCGTCAGCTTTCTTTCAGGTATTAATTGCAGCATTTAAATATGTATAAAAGTAATTCACATACTCAGTACAATAGAGGTGACTCGATAGCCTCCAGCTCCCACTCCCGCAAAGAACGAGAACACTATATATGAATACATATCAGGGCAAAACCCTGTTGCTAATACAAATATGAATGATATAACTGCCGGAACTTGAATTGCCCGTTTCCGACCAAACCTGTAACAAAGAAAAATACAATGATACAATATAGACATATATACAGTAGTTATAGACAATTACATATTAACTATAACTTACAATGAGTCTAAAGTCTAATATAGGTTTATTGTCTCTCTCTAATGTAATCTTTAACAGTACAGAATGATGTCCAGGGTTTCACTGTCAGTAGGTTTTTATATTCATCTTTTTGTTAATGTCTGAATTAATGTAAGATACTTACGATTCAGCAAGAGGTCCAAACAGAAGAGAACCAAAAAGAATTCCAACCATGGAAACGGCTTGTATGATTTCCAACAAATTAGCTTTGTCACAAACTAGATCAAACtgtagaaagaaagaatgaactgACTTCATTCCGAAACAACTGTGACTATACACACCCAAcacaagcaagaaaaaaagcaaacatcaaaacaccaaaaaaaaacttgGAACACAGTCATCTAAACAGAGCAGTGATGTTAAAaagttatttgtgtgtgtgtgtgtgtgggggggggggggtaaaagaaGCAGAAGAGGCTGTTAAGTGGAACCTTGTGGCACCCCACAAATTACATCCTGAAGATCTGAATTAAATCTtcttaaggtgaagacacaccaccCTAGctgctgtcatcagtcattgttgtcagcagagagtgttgaataGTCTAGAAGGGttattgttgttgtacttgttgaacagatggttagtaataagaagatactggtgttgtcagctctcaggCTCCTTCTTGTGGAAGAAGGAAGATGCTGCAgatgaaaactgaggagaaatcgcactatgctaacaatgctaacagggttcacttcatggaatgaatgaagtccataggcagcactgactggcactcattcagatacgatatgagcagtgaatggcctactatagaagacaataatagtgtgaagtacttggtatagctgtattcacatgtaaacatcttgttcactgattcactagacaagggctatccctccaccaatcagattggtccgacttaACGGCGGGTAGTGGCCGACTATACATGTTGAATGGGTTGAAAAGACTGGCGATGGCATTCACGGCAGCTGATGGCATGGAACACACCAAGtagactcatgtcactgacctcgccagactgcctcACAACCTCTGACCactgaaaatcgggttggtgtgtcttcacctttaaaCATCACAGACTAAACCACTGTACAGAACTATGCCCAAATCCCAAGTACTCTAGCTTTGACAGCAGTAGGTTTACCTCCATATACCTACGTAAACAGCAGGTTTATGTAGGTATATTTCAATCAGAAGACCCCCTTAAACTAAAGTACCCAAAGAAAGATAGAACATtctgaatatacagtatatatcagaagaaagagaagaaaaactgAAGATACACTATGACTATCAATCCTCACTTACATCAGTGACTATGGTGGCTGTGTACAGTGTGCTTTTGTAGACCCATCCATTCTGGCAGCTCGTGGTCTTGTTGAGTCCAAACTCCCTGATGGCATCGATGTCCCAGTCTACAGGGACGAACATCTGACACCTGCTGAAGGTTCCATCTGCCTCCCTGGGCAGAGTCAGGTTCAGCTGCTCATCTGTGGTCAGGTTTGGATCCAGACCCAGGATCCAGTCTGTGTTACAGTGTCGATCTGGATTCTTCTCTATGAAAAGAAAACTTGCCAACAAAAATCCTTGAATGAAGTTTATAAAGCATAGTGCAGCCAGAGTGACCCTCTGGAATAATCCAAATTCTCCAATGTTCCTGAGGATCTCTCCAAAATCAGCCATGATGACACAGTCTGTGTGTCCGTTCTGTGGACTGACCACTCTGCACGTGCATTAAATACTGTTCTGTAATGTTTAACCTGAGTATATTACATTACATGCAATTCATTTGGGCTGTCATTACCTGAAGTGCACTAAAAAGTTTATTATTCCTCAATAGCTCATTTTAGTTAAGTTGGGTGAAAGTCCAGAATTTTATCTTGAAATTTAGGGCAACCAGTTAGAAAGCctgaaatccatctggaatctgACATCTGTGCTTTAATCCATGtgaaatatgaaggcgggactaacagtcaccgagtaaaccaatcacagataagatggaagtactcttttgtcagagaaatttaagaatacagggtgtaatctgttaGCCTGGCCAaccatctggttttctcagtgtattcagtactaagaaaacagtctggaactggTCCATTTGCTGTGAATTATGCCCAATCTATTTTGTACTGGACCAATCGCAAGTCTTGGGGGCAGGTGTTTTGCAATGCCTCATTCGCACCAACTTCTTTCTgttgcgagtcaaagtcagttccaagtccgcaaatctttTTAcagctgttgtcggttgtttgattcaaaaataagggttGAATTTCAGATCACACCCTGTAATCTtacatttctctgacaaaagcgtcatgtTACTCTTATCTGTGACTGGTTTACTGGGCCCTGTCCGTCTTTCTcactaaaatacatttattgGTGGACTTGAGGTCTGCCGTAGATTGACAGTTTCAGTTTAATTTAGTCATCCAGTCATTATTAGTGTTTATATATTTAATAATTTTCATATTACTATTACTGGAAACAGTTGTAGGTGCCAACATTTATTGAATAACATAGTGCCTTCATAATGTTAAATAGGATGCTCTAGTTAATGTGGTCATGTtttcattaaaggggtcatattttgttaaaccaacttttatcagtctttggtacatttatttgtgtatttggggacccttataattcaaaaagttagaatttgaaccctccaaatGCCATaggaactggcatgacatacaatgctgtttcatgagatcagtctccaatGGGCATTAAAGAGTCAACATCATAAAGAGAAAAGTACGAAGAGCAAAGGAACACAAATGCCTGAAACTTGGGGTAGTTTGACAGCCTACTGAATAGATGTCAGAAACAGCTCCTGCACCAACACAACACATATAAAACCAGTCCAGATTAGGAAAAAGCACCAAACAGCAGCCATAAAAAAGTCTGGTGGTGTGAGGTCTGCTGAACGTGGAGGGTATTTaacgaaacccctccgtccaatccacctgtttgtccagttcaccagacctcccaccactagacttttttttatggggatccctaaaagacaaagtctacgctatgagacctgcaacagtcactgaattgagagcagccactgaacgtgaatgcacgcaaataccaagggaattgttttgtgatgagtgtgattccattgctttgcattgtcagcagagtctggaccaaaactgacgtcagtttgagaacagatggtgacaaaacaataaaatgatgtttgtaaattctattacattttgaaaagtaaatgaattttaataaacacctactttacaattatttaaagcgtGTATACatcttttgggacaccctgtatatttattttaacttACCAGTGGGTTTCCACAAAATAACCTACATTTTCTTTTTCCTCCACCTTGGATAACAATAGTTACAAACCTTGGTATTTTAATTGTTGATGACGGGAACACAGATTAATAGTGGATATCACAGGTTATAacatgaaaaaagaagaagaggaagttcTGAGCCATAGCAGAAACAAGGTGGACTTTGTGGAAGACAACCCACCCTCTAAATGACTCCTTATAGGGTAGTGAAAAcacaattttcattttcatataaCTGTATATTAATAACAATCAGATAATGAGTTTTATATAAAGTGTTTATACTAACAAAACATCATGAcaagtgtggtggaaaaatttactttttatattttatactctttatattttatactgttagtacatcttcttttaatgctgagtcattattcattatgtgtgatgtttaccactctgtaacacccccaacccaggaacggagttcttgccttgagttaaaacccaaacacctaaatgtctgaatgtgtagatagagaatggcgcctgcactccagattggatccaagcaaggttagagtggagaggtcatcatgacctcttcacggagcagagaaggagtagtatggggtggtacgatgtacgtaaggaatgacatcatagtttgagggggttggatttggttctatataatctttagttttctcttgtttaatcagacttcacttacagagtttctctgtgactgacttctcaataaatgcatttatttattttaactctaactttctctcctcctctttgtgtgtgggttatcagttgaacatttccataacaaattggcgttgtcggcagggttccatgtgtgctgtcgggcggggaacggaggttggtggactgatcatcctacgggccaaaaagcggctgtagccccgtggtaaaacgacaccgcagacgggggaccggccccgagccccgcccgtctcaccactggaatcggaactgagttcaacgccacacacggtgagaaagttacagtttggggtgttggggcttttactctctgtgttccaaactcacgtcactgggcacgtcactgaaacaatagtggcgtgcgattcgggtttatatatatataaaaaaataaaaaataaaataaaataaaaaaa
The DNA window shown above is from Sphaeramia orbicularis chromosome 17, fSphaOr1.1, whole genome shotgun sequence and carries:
- the LOC115436727 gene encoding solute carrier family 22 member 13-like; translated protein: MADFGEILRNIGEFGLFQRVTLAALCFINFIQGFLLASFLFIEKNPDRHCNTDWILGLDPNLTTDEQLNLTLPREADGTFSRCQMFVPVDWDIDAIREFGLNKTTSCQNGWVYKSTLYTATIVTDFDLVCDKANLLEIIQAVSMVGILFGSLLFGPLAESFGRKRAIQVPAVISFIFVLATGFCPDMYSYIVFSFFAGVGAGGYRVTSIVLITEWIGASKRSWGVCLTLLFTSVGQCALAGLEYFIRDWRLVQIIIAAPLGVVLLYIWFIPESARWLLSRGRTEEAKQLIMKAAAINKHTIPDSLLENISMKKAVNDGGIKDVFRSRLLSRYFVTILLARFSLIASSLGLHLNIANLGLNVFLTQFIFGAIEIPAHILCIWLLEVFGRKPLFMLTLATAGLSSILILAVPQGCGIAVTSLAAVSRFFLIWAGSVCNVLVQELFPTTVRQTATGLSSISARLGGIVAPLLNITATCHWIIPIVVSSSLTFISGGLGFMLPETRRRELPDSIDEAEGNR